One genomic segment of Camelus ferus isolate YT-003-E chromosome 19, BCGSAC_Cfer_1.0, whole genome shotgun sequence includes these proteins:
- the SLC2A10 gene encoding solute carrier family 2, facilitated glucose transporter member 10, protein MRALFPSAPRTPRSPARHGVMMTNSRVSYHGSTLLQSLRKTEAQRGHSSSLLPLCASVSLLGGLTFGYELAVISGALLPLQLDFGLSCSEQELLVGSLLLGALLASLVGGFLIDRYGRKQAILGSNLVLLAGSLSLGLASSLAWLVLGRSAAGFAISLSSMACCIYVSELVGPRQRGVLVSLYEAGITVGILLSYALNYALAGTPWGWRHMFGWAAAPALLQSLSLLFLPAGTDEAAAHKDLIPLQGGEATKLGLERPRYSFLDLFRARGNMRGRTTVGLGLVLFQQLTGQPNVLCYASTIFRSVGFLGGSSAVLASVGLGAVKVAATLTAMGLVDRAGRRALLLAGCALMAFSVSGIGLISFAVPMDSGPSCLAEPNATRLSGLPGDSGLPRGLSPPLLPTTGQSPGDPVLSTSEKAKPHPGAGAPTAPPPPALSTAPPAPISPAPGRALLHWTALVCMMVFVSAFSFGFGPVTWLVLSEIYPVEIRGRAFAFCNSFNWAANLFISLSFLDLIGAIGLSWTFLLYGLTAVLGLGFIYLFVPETKGQSFAEIDQQFQRRRFTLSFGHRQSSASVQYSRIEASAAS, encoded by the exons GCCACTCTTcatccctcctgcccctgtgTGCCTCTGTGTCTTTGCTGGGTGGCCTGACCTTTGGTTACGAACTGGCAGTCATCTCGGGTGCCCTGCTCCCACTGCAGCTTGACTTCGGGCTAAGCTGCTCAGAACAGGAGCTCCTGGTGGGCAGCCTGCTCCTGGGGGCTCTCCTTGCCTCCCTGGTAGGGGGCTTCCTCATCGACCGCTATGGCAGGAAACAAGCCATCCTCGGGAGCAACTTGGTGCTGCTAGCAGGCAGCCTGAGCCTAGGCCTGGCCAGCTCCCTGGCCTGGCTGGTCCTGGGCCGCTCAGCAGCTGGCTTTGccatctccctctcctccatgGCCTGCTGTATCTATGTGTCAGAGCTGGTGGGGCCACGGCAGCGGGGAGTGCTAGTGTCCCTCTACGAGGCAGGCATCACCGTGGGCATCCTGCTCTCCTACGCACTCAACTATGCACTGGCCGGTACTCCCTGGGGATGGAGGCATATGTTTGGCTGGGCCGCTGCACCTGCCCTCCTGCAGTCCCTcagcctcctctttctccctgctGGTACAGATGAGGCTGCAGCCCATAAGGACCTCATCCCCCTCCAGGGAGGCGAGGCCACAAAGCTGGGCCTGGAGAGGCCGAGATACTCCTTCCTGGACCTCTTCAGGGCAAGGGGTAACATGCGAGGCCGGACCACGGTGGGGCTGGGGCTCGTGCTTTTCCAGCAGCTGACAGGGCAGCCCAACGTGCTGTGCTACGCCTCCACCATCTTCCGCTCGGTCGGATTCCTTGGGGGCTCCTCAGCTGTGCTGGCCTCTGTGGGGCTCGGTGCCGTGAAGGTGGCGGCCACCCTGACCGCCATGGGGCTGGTGGACCGAGCGGGCCGCAGGGCCCTATTGCTAGCGGGCTGTGCCCTCATGGCTTTCTCGGTCAGTGGCATCGGCCTCATCAGCTTTGCTGTGCCCATGGATTCAGGACCAAGTTGCCTGGCTGAGCCCAATGCCACCAGGCTGTCAGGTCTCCCTGGAGACTCTGGCCTGCCCAGGGGCTTGTCTCCACCTCTGCTGCCAACAACCGGCCAGAGCCCAGGGGATCCAGTCTTGTCAACCTCTGAGAAAGCCAAGCCTCATCCGGGGGCTGGGGCCCCCACCGCTCCTCCCCCACCGGCTCTGAGCaccgcccctcctgcccccatttCTCCTGCCCCCGGGCGCGCCCTGCTGCACTGGACCGCGCTGGTCTGCATGATGGTCTTCGTGAGCGCCTTCTCCTTTGGATTTGGGCCAG TGACCTGGCTCGTCCTCAGCGAGATTTACCCTGTGGAGATCAGAGGGAGGGCCTTTGCCTTCTGCAACAGCTTCAACTGGGCCGCCAACCTCTTCATCAGCCTCTCCTTCCTCGACCTCATCG GTGCCATCGGTTTGTCCTGGACCTTCCTACTCTATGGGCTGACTGCTGTCCTCGGCCTGggtttcatatatttatttgtcccGGAAACAAAAGGCCAGTCATTTGCAGAGATAGACCAGCAATTCCAGAGGAGACG GTTCACCCTGAGCTTTGGTCACAGGCAGAGCTCGGCTAGCGTCCAGTACAGCCGCATCGAGGCCTCTGCAGCCTCCTGA